ATAGACACCGTGATGGCCGTCGGTCCACTCGATCCCGAGCACGCCCTTTTCCAGCCACTGCATGTCTCGCGGTTCCAGAGCCAGCGCGCTCATAGCCTGATTCCTATTTACTCCGCGACGATTCGACGCACGGTGATGAGCGTGAAGTTTCTCTCACAACGCATTCACACACGAGGCCTCCATGCATCGAGCGCCGGCAATCTTTTCCCCGCGACCACGGTGGCAAACGTGTCGATCGCGGCTTCCAACTCGGCGCGGACTCCTCCTTCCGCTCGCAAGCGGGACATGAGCGGAATCGGCAGCCTGACCGCCTGTTGCAGCAAGGCGAGCGTACCCGCAGAAAGGAGCAGGCACGGGGCCGATTGACGAGCGAGACAGACCGCGCAGACCATCCCTCCCGACCGGGCGGAAAAGTGGCGGCTGACTTGCTCCAACCGCCTGCCACAACCGGCACAGAGATCGATCTGGGGGCGAAATCCTGTTTGCCCGAGGATCCGGATTTGAAAGAGGACCGCCATCATCATCGGATCCCGGCTCAACTGGACGGCTTGAAGCCCGGCCTTCAGCGCTTCGAAAATTCTCGCATCCGCGTCTCCTTCCGCCGTCACCGCCGCCACGATATTCACCAGACGCGCCGCCGCGGCCATCCGATCGAGGCTCTCCCGCAGGGCGAGAAACGGCTCTTCGATATCGACGTGCCGAATGCGATACAGCGCGTCGTTCGGTTTTTCGAACAGCGACAGGCGGGACAAGACGAACGGCTCAAGCCCGCCTCCGAACTGGCTCTTTTGACGGCGGGCTCCGCGGGCCACGCCGCGAATTTTCCCCACCCGAAGGGTAAAGAACGTGACGATTCGGTCCGCCTCACCCCACTTTCGACTCTTGAGCGCGATGGCCAGGGTATCAACAAGCGGCATGGGTCAGGCACAAGTCGCCGGACGGTGCAAGCACATGGGCGGACTTAGCGCAGGTAATCGATCAGGAGCGTCGCCAAGGTCAAATAGATGGTGATCCCCGTAATGTCGTTGGCAGTCGTCACAAACGGGCCGGCCGCCACCGCCGGGTCGACGCCGCTCCGCTTGAGAAGAATCGGCATGAACGTCGCCATGCTGGTGGAGACCAGGAACGCGACGATCAACGACATCCCCACGACCATTCCGAGATATCCCTGTCCATGCCAAGCCCACCCGACAAACGTCAAAAGGAGGCCGCAGGCCAATCCCAACAGAATTGCGACACGGATCTCGCGAAAAAACACCTTCCAGGCGTCGGCCTGCTCGATTAAGCCGGTCGCCAACCCCCGAATAATCAGCGTGGATGACTGAAGACCGACATTGCCACCCATCGCCGCAATGACGGGGATGAAGCTGACCACCGCAACCACTTCCTGAATGGTGTAGCGAAAATACCAGAGGATCGCGCCGGACAAGAGACTACCGAACAGATTGGTAAACAGCCACGGAAACCGGAGCTTCGCCGCCGCCAGGCTGGATGATTTGGACAACACGTCCTCTTCCAACGCCCCGGCCATTTTCAACATATCCTCCGTCGCCTCTTCCCGGATCACGTCCACCACGTCATCCACCGTAATAATCCCGACGAGCACATGTTCCCGATCGACCACGGGGATCGCCAGGAGGTTATAACTCGCGACTTGCCGCGCCACCTCCTCCTGGTCCATATCGACCATCACGCTCATGACATCCCGCGTCATAATGTTCTTGAGCGGGGTCCCGGGCGGGACCGTCAAGAGTTGCCGCAGTGACAAGACTCCGACCAGATGATCGTCCTTGTCGGTTACATAAATATAGAACACGTTCTCGGCGTCGCTGGCCTGCTGGAGCCGACGGATGGCTTCCTGAGCCGTCGCGTCCTCCGGCAAGGAGAAGAACTCCGTGGTCATGATGCCGCCGGCCGTATCCTTGGGATACTGAAGAATGCCGGCGACCTCGGTCGACACGTCAGCTTTCATCAACGCCAAGGCATCTTGGGCCCGCTCCGGCGGCAGAACGCCCAAGATATAGGCGACGTCGTCCGATTCTTGATCTTTCAACAACCAGGCAAGATCCGGGGCCTGCAAGTCCGCCACGACTGCGTTGATGCTATCGGCGTCGAGTTCGCTCAGGACAAGCCCGCGCTGCTTCTCTCCTCGCACCAATTCGAAGATCGTTCGCTTGTCCTTGGGCGAAGACAGATGGCCGATCACCCGGGCAATGTCCGCCGAGTGCATGCGCCCCAACATCCGGGTGAGATTCGTGATCGCCCCGCGCCGCAGCAATTTCTGTACGCTGGCCAGCAGCAGGTCAAACTTCGATGGCCCTCGCTCCCCGCCCTCCCGAGCGGGAGACGATCCGGGGCCCTGCCCGGACTGCGCGGGCGTGTCTCGAACCGTGTCTTTCTCGGTCGGGAGTGTGGACATGATGCTAATAACCCAGTTCGGCCAGCAGGCGCTCATCCTGCCGCCATTCCTCGCGCACCTTCACCCAAAGTTGAAGAAAGACCTTCATTCCAAACAACCGTTCCATCCCCAGGCGGGCATTCGTGCCGACCCGTTTCAGGCGGGCTCCATGCTGGCCGATCAAAATACCCTTATGGGAGTCCTTCTCGACCAACACCGTCGCTCCGATTCGCGCGAGCCCCCCTTCTTCCTTGAATTCCTCGATGTCCACCGCCACCGAATGAGGCACTTCCTCCTCGGTCTCGTGCAAGATCTGCTCGCGAATCAGCTCGGCGGCGAGCATCCGCATGGTTTGATCCGTCAACATGTCGGCCTCATAGCGAGGCTCGCCTTCCGGCAACGCCTCGACAGTGGCGGCCAGCAGCCGGTCCACCCCGTCGCCAGTCTTAGCCGAAATGGGAATCAAGGCCGTCCAGGGATACAACCGATTGTAGGCATCCAGCAACGGCAGCAGCAGCGGCTTGCGCACCATATCGATCTTGTTGAGCACGAGCAGGACCTGGCGCTCATGGTTCTTCAGCGCCCGGCGGACTTCCTGCACCACCGCCTGGTCAAGGTGGGCGGTTCGTCGAGCCGCATCCGCGACCACGTACACGACGTCACCGGCATCGACCGTGTCCAGCGTCGTCTGCACCATGCGGGTGTTCAACCGATCCTGCGGCCGGTGCAGGCCTGGCGTATCCAGAAAGGCAATTTGCGCCTCCGGCAAATGCGCCACGCCCAAGATTCTGGTTCGCGTCGTCTGCGGCTTGTTCGAGACGATCGCCACCTTCTCGCCGAGCAGCCGGTTCAGCAGCGTCGACTTGCCGACATTCGGCCGCCCGATGATGACGACGGTGCCCGACTTCATCGCGGTACGACGCTTCCGGCGCCAACCGAAGGAACGGACGGCGCCAATTGATAGACCGTTTCTCCCTTGCGCACGAACCCCAGTTGCTCGCGCGCCAGTTCCTCCAGCCGCTCGGGATCATAGCGAAGCCGGTCGACCTCCAGGTGCAGCTCCGCATTCTTGACCTTCAACTCACGGATCTCCCGCTCCAGTTGCTGTTCCTGGTTGCGCATGGCCCAATATTGCGGAATGCCCATGTCATCGAAGAAAAACGACATCACGAGCAACAGCCCCACCGCCACCGCAATGAGTTTGCCCCACTCCGACGCGCGTTGTTGGCGGTCGAGATCCGACCGCCCGCGGTTGCGCTTAATCACGTGCATGCGTCACAAACCGGCCGGGATCGCCCGTCGTCCGAGGTACGTCGCGGAAGCCCCCAGTTCCTCCTCGATGCGGAGCAATTGATTGTACTTGGCCATTCGGTCCGTTCGGGACAAGGAGCCTGTCTTGATTTGTCCTGTGTTCATGGCGACCGCGATATCCGCAATGGTCGTATCCTCTGTTTCACCGGAACGGTGGGACACCACCGCGGTATAGCCGGATCGTTTGGCCAGTTCGATGGCGTCGAATGTTTCCGTGAGCGACCCGATCTGGTTCACCTTGATCAGGATCGAGTTGGCGATGCCCTCGCGAATGCCTTTGGAGAAAATCTCCACATTGGTCACGAACACATCGTCGCCCACCAACTGGACCCGCCGGCCCAGCGCTTCGGTCAGGAGTTTCCAGCCCTTCCAATCGTGCTCGCTGACCCCATCCTCGATGGAGAGAATCGGATACCGATCGACCAGCTTGGCATAGTAGTCGATCAGTTCCTCCGATGACCGTTCGGGCTTCTTCTCCGCCGCCAGGTGATAGACGCCCTTGTCGTAGAACTCGCTGGCCGCCGCATCGAGCGCCAGGGCGATATCCTTGCCGGCTTTATACCCGGCCTCCTCGATCGCCTGCACGATCAGGGCCAACGCCTCCTCGTTGGAGCCGAGGTCCGGCGCAAACCCGCCTTCGTCGCCCACCGCGGTGTTCAGATCCCGCTTTTTCAGGATGCCCTTGAGGGTATGAAAGACTTCGGTCGCCATCCGCAGCGCCTCGCTGAAACGATCCGCGCCCACCGGAACGATCATGAATTCCTGAAGATCCAGCCGATTGTCGGCATGGGCTCCGCCGTTGATGATGTTCATCAAGGGCACCGGCAATACCCGGGCGTTGGTCCCGCCCAGATAGCGATAGAGCGGCTGCCCCGTTTCCTGCGCCGCCGCACGGGCGACGGCCATTGAGACGGCGAGGATGGCATTCGCGCCGACCCGCCCCTTGTTCTTCGTGCCGTCGATCTCGATCATCGTTCGATCCACGCCGACCTGATCCAGCGCGTCCATCCCCAACAACTTGGGCGCCAACAGCTTGCTGATATTGGCGACGGCCTTCGACACGCCCTTGCCCATCCAGCGTTTCTTGTCCCCATCACGAAGCTCGATGGCTTCCTTGGCTCCGGTCGATGCCCCCGAAGGAACGGCCGCTCGCCCGCGCGCCCCGCTCTCCAGCGCCACATCCACTTCCACCGTGGGATTTCCGCGCGAATCCAACACCTGCCGCCCCTTGATCTCTCGAATGGCACTCATTCCCCTTTTCCTTTCATTCTTCTCTTCCTGACCAGCGTTCTATTCTCTCTTGAAGTTGGCGTCCTTCGAATCCTTTTTGGGGGATGCCTGAACTCGCGTCTACTGCGCGCCTGGAGCGAGCACCTTCTGAGCGTGCGGGCTCTGCGAGCAC
The DNA window shown above is from Nitrospira tepida and carries:
- a CDS encoding FtsB family cell division protein; translated protein: MIKRNRGRSDLDRQQRASEWGKLIAVAVGLLLVMSFFFDDMGIPQYWAMRNQEQQLEREIRELKVKNAELHLEVDRLRYDPERLEELAREQLGFVRKGETVYQLAPSVPSVGAGSVVPR
- the mgtE gene encoding magnesium transporter; this encodes MSTLPTEKDTVRDTPAQSGQGPGSSPAREGGERGPSKFDLLLASVQKLLRRGAITNLTRMLGRMHSADIARVIGHLSSPKDKRTIFELVRGEKQRGLVLSELDADSINAVVADLQAPDLAWLLKDQESDDVAYILGVLPPERAQDALALMKADVSTEVAGILQYPKDTAGGIMTTEFFSLPEDATAQEAIRRLQQASDAENVFYIYVTDKDDHLVGVLSLRQLLTVPPGTPLKNIMTRDVMSVMVDMDQEEVARQVASYNLLAIPVVDREHVLVGIITVDDVVDVIREEATEDMLKMAGALEEDVLSKSSSLAAAKLRFPWLFTNLFGSLLSGAILWYFRYTIQEVVAVVSFIPVIAAMGGNVGLQSSTLIIRGLATGLIEQADAWKVFFREIRVAILLGLACGLLLTFVGWAWHGQGYLGMVVGMSLIVAFLVSTSMATFMPILLKRSGVDPAVAAGPFVTTANDITGITIYLTLATLLIDYLR
- the eno gene encoding phosphopyruvate hydratase; its protein translation is MSAIREIKGRQVLDSRGNPTVEVDVALESGARGRAAVPSGASTGAKEAIELRDGDKKRWMGKGVSKAVANISKLLAPKLLGMDALDQVGVDRTMIEIDGTKNKGRVGANAILAVSMAVARAAAQETGQPLYRYLGGTNARVLPVPLMNIINGGAHADNRLDLQEFMIVPVGADRFSEALRMATEVFHTLKGILKKRDLNTAVGDEGGFAPDLGSNEEALALIVQAIEEAGYKAGKDIALALDAAASEFYDKGVYHLAAEKKPERSSEELIDYYAKLVDRYPILSIEDGVSEHDWKGWKLLTEALGRRVQLVGDDVFVTNVEIFSKGIREGIANSILIKVNQIGSLTETFDAIELAKRSGYTAVVSHRSGETEDTTIADIAVAMNTGQIKTGSLSRTDRMAKYNQLLRIEEELGASATYLGRRAIPAGL
- the recO gene encoding DNA repair protein RecO; this encodes MPLVDTLAIALKSRKWGEADRIVTFFTLRVGKIRGVARGARRQKSQFGGGLEPFVLSRLSLFEKPNDALYRIRHVDIEEPFLALRESLDRMAAAARLVNIVAAVTAEGDADARIFEALKAGLQAVQLSRDPMMMAVLFQIRILGQTGFRPQIDLCAGCGRRLEQVSRHFSARSGGMVCAVCLARQSAPCLLLSAGTLALLQQAVRLPIPLMSRLRAEGGVRAELEAAIDTFATVVAGKRLPALDAWRPRV
- the era gene encoding GTPase Era — its product is MKSGTVVIIGRPNVGKSTLLNRLLGEKVAIVSNKPQTTRTRILGVAHLPEAQIAFLDTPGLHRPQDRLNTRMVQTTLDTVDAGDVVYVVADAARRTAHLDQAVVQEVRRALKNHERQVLLVLNKIDMVRKPLLLPLLDAYNRLYPWTALIPISAKTGDGVDRLLAATVEALPEGEPRYEADMLTDQTMRMLAAELIREQILHETEEEVPHSVAVDIEEFKEEGGLARIGATVLVEKDSHKGILIGQHGARLKRVGTNARLGMERLFGMKVFLQLWVKVREEWRQDERLLAELGY